TCAGCCAAATTGATCCTTGTGGTCGGCGGAGGACTCCTAGTTGGTTTGTTGCTGCCTTTTGAGTTGCATTGGGTAGACACCGCTAGCGAGTGGATATTGTTTATCTTGCTGTTTTTTATTGGCATTCAACTGCGTAACAGTGGCCTGACGCTCAAACAAATACTGCTCAATAAACATGGTATGTTGATCGCGCTGGTCATTATCGTCACATCTATGCTTGGCGGTCTACTTGCCGGGCACCTTTTAGGCTTACCCATCTATCAAGCCTTAGCGATGGCTTCTGGGTTTGGTTGGTACTCGCTAGCAGGCATACTCATGGGGGACGCTTTTGGTCCCGTCTTTGGCGGAACGTCATTTTTGATCGAACTGCTGCGAGAACTGGTGGCACTAGTGGTTATCCCGCTATTAATTAGGAGCTACCCTTGTACCTCGATCGGTTATGCTGGCGCGACAGCTATGGATTTCACCCTTCCTGTGATTCAGACGACAGGTGGAGTGCGCTGCGTACCGATTGCGATTGTCAGCGGTTTTATACTCAGCCTACTCGTTCCCGTATTAATGTTATTCTTTGTGTCACTTGCTAGCTAGATCTCAGGATGACCCGCCCGCATTCGTTACAATACGCGCTAAAAATTAAAACATGTGTCAAAAGGAAGAACTATGAAACGTTTCGTTGTCGCTCTTATGCTAGCTTCAACTTCATCTGTTGCCTTGGCTGCCGACAGCCAATGTTTAGCCCAAAAATACGACGCTTACATCGATGCTTCTCTGAATTGGTACTCAGATCTTGCCCAACTGACCAC
The Vibrio navarrensis DNA segment above includes these coding regions:
- a CDS encoding lysine exporter LysO family protein; this translates as MLSGMLFIFAPLVFGYFISISREATLVTINKVTSQLIYVILSLMGLSLAALDNLSSNLQTILLYTATFFFCLGICNLAGLPLIDRLLPVVTDNTHKKLPLSAMALESAKLILVVGGGLLVGLLLPFELHWVDTASEWILFILLFFIGIQLRNSGLTLKQILLNKHGMLIALVIIVTSMLGGLLAGHLLGLPIYQALAMASGFGWYSLAGILMGDAFGPVFGGTSFLIELLRELVALVVIPLLIRSYPCTSIGYAGATAMDFTLPVIQTTGGVRCVPIAIVSGFILSLLVPVLMLFFVSLAS